Proteins from a genomic interval of Rhodothermus marinus:
- a CDS encoding methyl-accepting chemotaxis protein codes for MLAGVREIMSELLENTYDILQATETLVVQTSQQSQQSGEVAAAVEEMARTAEANAQSAGQAARVAQHSQVTAQESETAIEQTIESIHRLAQTLRQSVESVRQLGQSGEQIGQIVAVIEEIANQTNLLALNAAIEAARAGESGRGFAVVADEVRRLAERTAEATREITDMISRVQQETETAVQTMERGYAELETSLNQAEAMRQKFGELLANARETMNLVTQIAAASQQQASTSDEMARSVVLITEAIGEISRSTHNIRARFESLSRRLEDLSKILAHFRYHQSEEVLETGGDGSSHAVTRL; via the coding sequence TGTACGCGAAATCATGAGCGAACTGCTCGAAAACACCTACGACATCCTGCAGGCTACCGAGACGCTGGTGGTTCAGACCAGCCAGCAATCTCAGCAATCCGGCGAAGTAGCCGCGGCTGTCGAAGAAATGGCTCGAACGGCGGAAGCCAATGCCCAGAGCGCCGGTCAGGCCGCCCGTGTGGCTCAGCACAGTCAGGTTACCGCGCAGGAAAGCGAAACCGCCATCGAACAGACGATCGAAAGCATTCACCGCCTGGCCCAGACGCTACGCCAGTCGGTCGAAAGCGTCCGGCAACTGGGCCAGTCAGGCGAGCAAATCGGCCAGATTGTAGCCGTCATCGAGGAAATCGCCAACCAGACCAACCTGCTGGCCCTGAATGCCGCCATCGAGGCGGCCCGCGCTGGCGAGTCGGGACGAGGCTTTGCCGTGGTGGCCGATGAAGTACGCCGCCTGGCCGAACGCACGGCCGAGGCTACGCGTGAAATCACGGACATGATCTCGCGGGTACAACAGGAAACCGAAACGGCCGTGCAGACTATGGAACGCGGCTATGCCGAACTGGAAACCAGCCTCAATCAGGCAGAGGCCATGCGCCAGAAATTCGGCGAGCTGCTGGCCAACGCTCGGGAAACAATGAATCTGGTTACTCAGATCGCCGCAGCCAGCCAGCAACAGGCCAGCACCAGCGATGAAATGGCGCGTAGCGTGGTCCTGATCACGGAAGCCATCGGCGAAATCTCGCGCAGCACGCACAACATCCGGGCACGCTTTGAAAGTCTGAGCCGGCGTCTGGAAGATCTGTCGAAGATCCTCGCCCACTTCCGCTATCATCAATCCGAAGAAGTCCTTGAAACCGGCGGCGATGGCTCCTCCCATGCCGTAACCCGCCTGTAG
- a CDS encoding DUF99 family protein, translating to MTRRPHVLGIDDAPFERGKDTDVPIVGVMMEGATLVEGVAITRFPIDGEGATDFLAEWIQSLRWRPSLQAVVLGGITMAGLAVVDLVALSERLALPVLAVTRHDTADSELADALRAAGLEDRLAILERTPPAEPMGRGLYVAWAGADAFEARQLVQATLNKSRLPEPLRIAHLIGAALVRGQSRGRV from the coding sequence ATGACGCGCAGACCCCACGTGCTGGGCATTGACGATGCCCCCTTCGAGCGGGGAAAGGACACCGACGTGCCGATTGTGGGGGTGATGATGGAGGGCGCGACGCTCGTCGAGGGCGTGGCGATCACGCGCTTTCCGATCGACGGCGAAGGGGCGACGGACTTTCTGGCCGAGTGGATTCAGTCGCTGCGCTGGCGGCCGTCGTTGCAGGCCGTCGTACTGGGCGGGATCACGATGGCGGGGCTGGCCGTGGTGGACCTGGTGGCACTCTCGGAGCGGCTGGCGTTGCCCGTGCTGGCCGTCACGCGCCACGACACGGCCGACAGCGAACTGGCAGACGCGCTCCGCGCGGCCGGTCTGGAAGACCGGCTGGCGATTCTGGAGCGCACGCCGCCGGCCGAACCCATGGGGCGGGGGTTGTACGTGGCCTGGGCCGGCGCCGACGCCTTCGAGGCGCGCCAGCTCGTGCAGGCCACGCTGAACAAGTCGCGTCTGCCCGAGCCGCTCCGCATTGCTCATCTGATCGGCGCCGCGCTCGTCCGCGGCCAGTCGCGGGGAAGGGTGTGA